GAATACGTCTCGATGGAGTCCGAGGCCACCCGCAGGTCGCGCGGGCCGTGGTCGGCGCCGCGCCGGAGGTTGACGCGGCCTTCGAACGGGATGCCGAAGAGGACGATCCGGGCGTCCGGGAAGGCCGCCCGGCAGGCGATGAAGCGGGGCTCAGCAGCGATCAAGAGCCCACGCCCGCCTCGGGGCTAGACGAGGTCGTCCTCGGAGAGGAGCGTCACGGCGGCCAGCGCGCAACCGGTGCGCTCGACCCGGTGCTCGACCGCGAAGACCTTCAGGTCCCGGATCGTCTCGCCCCGGACCCGGAAGGCCTCCTCGAGCATCTGCACGATCATCCGCTCGGCTTCCTCGCGCGTGGCCTTGTCGTGGTACTCCATGATCACGCCGTTCTTGGCGGGATCCTCGGGCCGCGCCCAGCCGACCGCGGCCGCCACGACCTCGCCCGGCACCTCGCTGGTCATCGCCGCGTAGGCCGTCGGCACCAGCGCTCCCGGCTTGATCCGGGGCAGCGCCACGAGCTCCACGCCGGGGGGCAGGATGCTCGAGACCTTGATGAGGTTGATGTTACCGATGCCGGCCGCCAGGAGGGCATTGTCGAAGGCGTTGAGTGGGGTCGAGCCCTCCGCGTTGCCGGCGGTGCCTGCCGCCTTGGTCACTGGTGCGAAGTGCATTCGCGCTCTCCTCCTCGCGTTCGCGAGACGGCCTCGCCGTGTAGTCCGAGCCGCGCCCCACCGCGGCTCGTCGTGAATTTCTGGCTCATCGTAGCGGCAGAACCGACGAACGCAAGCGAAAAGTTGCCGTCGGCGGCGTCGGCGAGCGCGGGCGCGAGCGTCGGCGGGCGCGTCGGCGACGTGGCGAGCGCGTCCGCGGTGACGTCCGAGGCGCCAAAATCGCATTTTTTTCTTGCAATGAAAAAAATTTAGCCCCACAGTGCAGAAAAATCCGGCCCGGAATTTCGCCGGAGAAAACAAGGAAGTTTCGGGAGGAGGGAAAGAGTGCAAGCACTGGGGCGTCACCTGCTGCTCGAGCTGTTCGACTGCGACGCAGAGGCCATCAACAGTCTGGACACCGTGAAGGCGTCGATGGTGGAAGCGGCCAAGAGGGCCCAGGCCACCATCGTCGACGTGGTATTTCACGAGTTCAACCCGTTCGGCATCAGCGGCGTCGTCGTCATCGCCGAGTCGCACCTGGCCATCCACACGTGGCCCGAGTACCGCTACGCCGCCGTCGACGTCTTCTCCTGCGGTGACGTGCTCCAGCCGCAGGTGGCCGCCGACTACCTGGTGGAGCAGTTCGGGGCCGCGCGGGCCTCGGTGGTCGAGCTCCAGCGCGGGATCTTCATGAACCACCCGCGTCCGCTCCTGCACAAGCCGGCGGGCGCGCCGGTCGCCACCACCGGGAGCTGAGCCGGCCGATGGCGACGCCTCAGTACAAGTGGTTCTTCGAGACCACGACCCCGGTCGAGGGGCACATGCACGCCATCGCCCGGACCATCGTCACGCGGCAGACCAAGTTCCAGCTCATGGAGATCATGGAGACCCTCTCGTACGGCAAGTGTCTCGTGCTGGACGGGCGGATCCAGTCCAGCCAGGCCGACGAGTTCATCTACCACGAGACACTCGTGCACCCTGGCCTCCTGGCCCATCCGCGGCCCCAGCGCGCCATGGTCATCGGCGGCGGGGAGGGCGCGACCGTCCGGGAAATCCTGCGGTACCGCACCATCACCGACTGCCTGATGGTGGACATCGACGGTGAGGTGGTCGAGGAGTGCAAGAAGCACCTGCCCGAGATGCACCAGGGGGCCTTCGACGACCGCCGGACCCGGCTGCTCCACGAGGACGCGCGGGCCTACCTGGAAAAGACGACCGACCGCTTCGATCTGATCGTGGTGGACCTGGTCGAGCCCCTGGAGGAGGGGCCGGCGTGCCTGCTGTTCACCAAGGAGTTCTACACGCTGATCCGCGACCGCCTGACCGACCAGGGCGTCATGACCATGCAGGCCGGCATGACCAAGGTGAACGAGATCTTCTTCCACGGGGCGGTCAATCGCACGCTCCAGGAGGTCTTCCCGGTCGTCGCGCCCTACCAGAGCTTCATCTCGTGCTTCGGCACGCCCTGGGGCTTCATCCTCGCCTCGAAGGGCATGGACCCCCGCACGCAGTCGGCGGCGGAGATCGACCGGCTGATCGCCGAGCGCCT
This genomic stretch from Candidatus Methylomirabilota bacterium harbors:
- a CDS encoding arginine decarboxylase, pyruvoyl-dependent, with translation MHFAPVTKAAGTAGNAEGSTPLNAFDNALLAAGIGNINLIKVSSILPPGVELVALPRIKPGALVPTAYAAMTSEVPGEVVAAAVGWARPEDPAKNGVIMEYHDKATREEAERMIVQMLEEAFRVRGETIRDLKVFAVEHRVERTGCALAAVTLLSEDDLV
- the speD gene encoding adenosylmethionine decarboxylase, with protein sequence MQALGRHLLLELFDCDAEAINSLDTVKASMVEAAKRAQATIVDVVFHEFNPFGISGVVVIAESHLAIHTWPEYRYAAVDVFSCGDVLQPQVAADYLVEQFGAARASVVELQRGIFMNHPRPLLHKPAGAPVATTGS
- the speE gene encoding polyamine aminopropyltransferase produces the protein MATPQYKWFFETTTPVEGHMHAIARTIVTRQTKFQLMEIMETLSYGKCLVLDGRIQSSQADEFIYHETLVHPGLLAHPRPQRAMVIGGGEGATVREILRYRTITDCLMVDIDGEVVEECKKHLPEMHQGAFDDRRTRLLHEDARAYLEKTTDRFDLIVVDLVEPLEEGPACLLFTKEFYTLIRDRLTDQGVMTMQAGMTKVNEIFFHGAVNRTLQEVFPVVAPYQSFISCFGTPWGFILASKGMDPRTQSAAEIDRLIAERLDPKQLGYWDGQAHLHSFNLPKFLRVAIEKNDRVITDKNPLIVT